In Musa acuminata AAA Group cultivar baxijiao chromosome BXJ2-3, Cavendish_Baxijiao_AAA, whole genome shotgun sequence, the following proteins share a genomic window:
- the LOC135606501 gene encoding transcription repressor OFP14-like, with protein MGKNGLQKSLQTYLSKLSKVPSHLHTPNSPKPAAASWLLSACKYPRTPSFAVDRDLPDHSARDPSATLSDDDCFQYEKFHSLYSREDAGDDFTSESPRYDEDPAPTAFRPTERFFVSPATSNSLLRDPRPSAAASSSSPSCSFSSCTSDPRPAIPGGGVAVMTYSKDPYDDFRRSMQDMVEARHLDPNRASDWDFMEELLFCYLELNDRNVHKDILRAFTDVIVSVRRRDMALRRRAPGG; from the coding sequence ATGGGGAAGAACGGCCTTCAGAAATCTCTCCAAACCTATCTGTCCAAGCTCAGCAAGGTTCCGTCTCATCTACACACTCCGAATTCCCCAAAACCGGCCGCCGCCAGTTGGCTGCTGTCAGCGTGCAAGTATCCCAGGACCCCTTCCTTCGCCGTCGACCGCGACCTCCCCGACCACAGCGCCCGCGATCCCTCCGCCACCCTATCCGACGACGACTGCTTCCAATACGAGAAGTTCCACTCCCTCTACTCGCGCGAGGACGCGGGTGACGACTTCACCTCCGAGTCGCCGAGGTACGACGAGGACCCTGCCCCCACCGCGTTCCGCCCGACGGAGCGCTTCTTCGTATCACCCGCCACGTCCAACTCCCTTCTCCGAGATCCTAGACCAAGCGCCGCCGCCTCGTCTTCCTCGCCGTCGTGCTCCTTCTCCTCCTGTACGTCGGATCCCAGGCCGGCGATCCCGGGCGGCGGGGTGGCGGTAATGACGTACTCCAAGGACCCCTACGACGACTTCCGTCGGTCCATGCAGGACATGGTGGAGGCGCGGCACCTGGACCCCAACCGGGCGTCGGACTGGGATTTCATGGAGGAGCTCCTCTTCTGCTACCTGGAACTCAACGACCGAAACGTGCACAAGGACATCCTGAGGGCCTTCACTGATGTCATCGTCAGCGTCCGCCGGCGGGACATGGCGTTGCGTCGAAGAGCACCGGGGGGGTAA